One Brassica oleracea var. oleracea cultivar TO1000 chromosome C7, BOL, whole genome shotgun sequence genomic window carries:
- the LOC106303028 gene encoding uncharacterized protein LOC106303028 yields the protein MGDEARYVGGPYEENIPGGDFGSTEILENLMEEPNEEQYEEGVFEAFEAANQPLYDGCVEGISQLYLASRLMKVKTDHNLAESCMDELSQTFRDVLPQPNISPESYYEMKKLTKSLGLPVVKIDICEDNCMLFWKENRELMACRFCGKDRYHQKNHGKGKMRPKQRIFYLPIMERLKRLYQQEATASQMRWHAEHESPEGEMHHHSDAVAWKHFNKVYPDFAAESRNVYLGLATDGFNPVGMCDESHSVWPVIVTPYNLPPGMCMKREYFFLLVLVPGPRHPKKSIDIYLQPLIEELKSLWSDGVEAYDVSKKQNFTMRAALMWTINDFPAYGMMSGWMTHGCLACPYCLDDTKSFWLQHGRKHSWFDCHRMFLPREHPYRRNVQAFRKGQTVTDDPPSWLTGEEIFRERINNIEGLKETVDCGGNGHEKPASTINGYDKDHNWVKKSIFWELPYWKNLLLRHNLNFMHVEKNFFDNLINTVLNVPGKTKDNAKSRMDLPDLCRRSELHMKDDGTMPVPIFRLSKEDKKEFLRWLKNDIKFPDGYASKFSSYWKCL from the exons ATGGGAGATGAAGCAAGATATGTAGGCGGCCCATATGAAGAGAACATTCCTGGAGGAGACTTTGGGTCAACTGAAATACTGGAGAATTTGATGGAGGAACCCAACGAAGAGCAATATGAAGAAGGAGTGTTTGAAGCTTTTGAAGCCGCTAATCAACCACTATATGATGGATGTGTTGAAGGTATTTCTCAACTATACTTGGCATCTCGTTTAATGAAAGTAAAAACTGATCATAATTTGGCGGAGTCATGTATGGATGAGTTATCACAAACTTTTAGAGATGTTTTGCCACAACCAAATATATCTCCTGAGTCATATTATGAGATGAAGAAGCTGACGAAGTCGCTTGGCCTCCCTGTCGTGAAGATTGATATTTGTGAAGATAATTGCATGTTATTTTGGAAAGAAAATCGCGAGTTGATGGCGTGTCGGTTTTGTGGAAAAGATAGATATCACCAGAAGAACCATGGAAAAGGGAAAATGCGTCCAAAACAGAGAATATTCTATTTGCCTATTATGGAGAGGTTGAAGCGTCTTTACCAACAAGAGGCTACTGCATCACAAATGCGATGGCACGCAGAACATGAGTCGCCAGAAGGAGAAATGCACCACCATTCTGATGCAGTAGCGTGGAAGCATTTTAACAAGGTATATCCTGATTTCGCTGCGGAAAGTCGAAAT GTTTATCTAGGATTAGCAACAGATGGATTTAATCCAGTGGGTATGTGCGATGAATCCCACTCGGTCTGGCCCGTCATCGTAACCCCGTATAACCTACCTCCTGGTATGTGTATGAAAAGAGAATATTTCTTTTTATTAGTACTAGTTCCTGGGCCAAGGCATCCAAAGAAGAGCATTGATATCTATCTGCAGCCGTTAATTGAAGAACTAAAAAGTTTGTGGAGCGATGGAGTCGAAGCCTATGATGTCTCGAAGAAGCAAAATTTTACGATGCGAGCCGCACTAATGTGGACAATTAATGACTTTCCCGCTTACGGCATGATGTCCGGATGGATGACTCATGGCTGTTTAGCTTGTCCATATTGTCTTGATGATACAAAGTCTTTTTGGTTGCAACATGGAAGGAAGCATAGCTGGTTTGACTGCCATAGAATGTTCTTGCCTAGGGAGCATCCTTACAGAAGAAATGTCCAAGCTTTTCGAAAGGGGCAGACGGTAACTGATGATCCTCCATCATGGTTGACGGGAGAAGAAATTTTTCGCGAAAGAATCAACAACATCGAAGGACTGAAGGAAACGGTCGATTGTGGAGGAAATGGACACGAGAAACCTGCAAGCACTATAAACGGCTACGACAAAGACCACAATTGGGTGAAGAAAAGTATCTTTTGGGAGTTGCCGTATTGGAAAAACCTGCTTCTTCGCCACAACCTGAACTTCATGCACGTTGAGAAAAATTTCTTCGATAATCTTATCAACACGGTGCTTAATGTTCCCGGGAAGACAAAAGATAATGCAAAGTCGAGGATGGATCTACCTGATTTATGCAGACGGTCTGAGTTACATATGAAGGATGATGGAACGATGCCAGTCCCGATATTCCGGTTGTCGAAGGAGGATAAAAAAGAATTTCTGCGATGGTTGAAAAATGATATAAAATTTCCAGATGGATACGCTTCAAAGTTTAGTAGTTATTGGAAATGCTTGTGA